The genomic stretch GTCAATTTATTACCACTGGCGGGCGCACCGTACAAATAATCCCCTTGCGCTGCCACGATGAGTTTTTCACCTGTCGTCAACAACTTGTCTTCCACACTCAATGCCAGCCTCATACGTTCCGGCATGAACTCCTCAACATGGAAGGTAAAGCTGCTAATCGGGGCGTCATCCTTGGCATTGATACGGACTTCGGCTTTCCAGCTTCCTGTTGGTGCATCTGCGGGAATCGGCAGGCGATAGGTGAAAAAGCCCAAATCCTCATTGGCAGCCAGCAGGTTTTCTTCCAGTAAAGGCTTGGTATCGGGGCGCACAATCCGCAGGTGCAAGTTTTTGGCGGACACGGCCTTGCCATCCCGGTCACGCAGCAGGATGGATAAATCCATCGGTTCTCCGGGGCGGAACAGGTCACGAGTACTGTAAATAAACGGTGCTAGCGGCTTGTCAGGCAAACCCGTCACCGGGTATTCCGACAAATCCAGCGCTGCTTCACGCAAGTCCAGAAAGGCAAATTGCTCACCCTGCTGCGCCGTCAGCAACAAGTCACCCTGCGGGCGGTGCTCGAAGCTGACATGACCTTCCTCATCGGTTTCCAGCGTCAGGGCTTCTTTCTCGCCCTGTAATTTCAGTTGTATCCCCGGTATGGGTTTGCCGCTATCCAACGTATTGGCAAATACTTCCAGCCCACGCGAATACAGACGCACATGCAGGCCAATATTCGTCACGATAAACTGGCTAATACGATAAGCATCATCATTGAAACGCCCAGGTTCGCGCATTACCGCAAAATACAAACCCGGCGTTTTCAGTTCCTGAATATCTTCTACCGGAATCAGCAGGGAGGTACGCGCATTAGGTTTGGCATCAGTCACATAGCGGCGGGAATAAACGCTTTCCGTGATGGAATGGATGTCTTCGAGTTGCCACTGGGAAAGCCGTGAACCCAGCGAGACACTCTTCAACATCTCAGGCAATTTGTCAGGCTGTACTCGCAGGAATTCAATGTCGAGTTCCGGTACATTCACCACCCGGATAGGCAGACCACCCGTCAATTTGGCAGGCAAAATGCTACCCGTGGTGGCGAAATCAAACGCGGGGGTAATGTCACGGGTCTTCAGGCTGGTATCAGACGGCTTTTGCAGTTTCAGCGCATTTTTGCTGGTGACACCCGGCCTGATCTGTACCCGATACTCGGTCTGCGGCTTGATATTGCTGAAAAACAGGCGGCGCGGCTCATTCGCCATCACCCAACTGCCGTCCACCATTTTGCCAGCCGCCGTCAGGGTAATGAAGCTGTTGTAGTTCTGTGCCGGGTCAAGATCCTGCGAAAAGGTCACCGCCAATGCCGGGCTATTATCCAGCGTGCGTTCCGACACATCTACCACCAGCATTTGCGTGAGTAATTCTTCATTGGTGTATTGGGGGCTAACAACGGGTGGCGGCGTCACTTCTGCTGCCCGGATCTGTCCAGATAATAGCAGCAATAGGCAGACCCATAACCACGGTAAAACACGACGAATTTGATAACCCATTATTATTCTCCATCCCTGTAAGATAAGATGTATAGCTAGCTGTCAGTATAGACTTTTTTGACACCGGAAGGGTATGCCAAAACGAAGGATAGTCTCAGAAGGGGGAGATAAAGCGAGGAGGGAGAAAAAGTGGCGACCCTATGGGGATTCGAACCCCAGTTACAACCGTGAAAGGGTCGTGTCCTAGGCCTCTAGACGATAGGGTCGCTGATGTGAACCTGTATATGCCAATGATTGGCATGAGCTTGGAAAAGTGGCGACCCTATGGGGATTCGAACCCCAGTTACAACCGTGAAAGGGTCGTGTCCTAGGCCTCTAGACGATAGGGTCGCTGAAAAACTTCCAAACTTATTGGTCACTGTCTCTTGATGAGAACAGAACCGTGGTAGACAACCCGGTGAATGTTACCAAAAAACCGAGTGGCACTGCCATTAAAAACACTTCTGCTAAATCATCTTTGTCTGCAAACATAAAGCCGAATCCGAAGATCAGACCGACAATAGTGATAATCAGACCGACAATCAACATATAATTACCGAAGCGATCCATAAAAAACCTCACGCATCGGTCAAAATTTGGTGGAGCTAAACGGGATCGAACCGATGACCTCTACAATGCCATTGTAGCGCTCTCCCAGCTGAGCTATAGCCCCACGGCTAAAGAGAGGCGAATTCTGAGGGAATCCGCCGTTTCTGTCAAGCGCCTTTTAAGGAATTTGCAAAAATTGCTTTGTGCACATCGCCAAGGCTAATAATACCAACCAACTTGCCTGCCTCCACCACCGGAATGCGGCGGATTTTTTGTACACACATAATGGAAACCGCTTTCATCAACGGCATTTCAGGGCTGGCAGAAGCCACCAGTTTGCTCATCAGGTCGCTAGCTTTCAAGCCCAGTGCATCACTGTAGCCTTTTTCCATTTTCTCGAAATCGGGCACGCCTTCTTCACGGGCAACCTCGGAGATGTCGGGGAACATTTTCCGCAACACATCTTTCTCGGAAACCACGCCAACAACATTGTTGTTGTCATCCACGACAGGCATACCACTGATTTTGTTGAAACACATGACTTCGACAAGATCACGCACCGGGGTATTTGGCTTCGCGGTTTTTACGCTTGTATTCATGATGTCTTTGACTTTCATTCATCCTCCTCACTCAATGCCTGAATTGTGTTGGTGCAAGGTGTGTGGCGACTATTACCAACACACTTGCGCCCCCCAAACATAACATAAAAACCCCCACAAATCGTATTAGCTTGGGGGGATATACTCGCCTGTCTCAACATGGGATAGTACGGATAAAGCTGACTGCACGCTGGATACGCGCCAAAGAGCGTTCACGTCCAATCAATTCCAGTGTAATGTCAATAGAGGGCGAAGATGCCGCCCCTGTCACCGCTACCCGCAGTGGCGGGCCAACTTTGCCCAGTTTCAGCCCCAGCTTTTCGCAAGCAGCCTGAAGCGCGGCATGAATAGGCTCGGCCTTCCACTCCGACAGTGCGGCGAATTCATCATGCACAGTTTGCAAATTATCCGCCGTATCCGCCTTGAACTGTTTTTGCACCGCGGTTGGGTCGAAATCGGCAAAGTCTTCGTAGAAATAGCGGCTGATCGCGACCATTTCCACCAGGGTCTTGGCACGTTCACGTTGGGCATTAATCACATCGGCTAAAGCGGGGCCATTGGATACATCCAGCTTTTGTTCCTGCAAATGCCATTGCAATTGCGCTGCCAGCTCTTCCACCGGCAGGGTCTTGATGTAGTGCTGGTTCAGCCACAACAGTTTATCAGTATTAAACGCTGAGGGCGCACGGTTGACGGCTTCCAGCGAAAACAACTCGATCATTTCCTCACGAGAGAAAATCTCCTGATCGCCGTTTGACCAGCCCAGTCGCACCAGATAGTTCAGCAACGCTTGCGGGGTAAAACCATCATCGCGGTATTGCATCACGCTAACCGCCCCGTGCCGTTTAGAAAGGCGCTGCCCATCAGAACCCAAAATCATCGGCAAATGCGCAAACTTTGGTGGCTCATACCCCAGCGCCCGCATGATATTGATCTGGCGTGGGGTATTATTGATATGGTCATCGCCTCGTATAACGTGGGTCACTTGCATATCAATATCATCCACCACCACCGTCAGGTTGTAAGTAGGTGTGCCATCGGAACGTGCAATGATCAGGTCATCCAGCTCTTCATTGCTAATGGTAATTTTGCCGCGCACCAAATCGTCAATATCCACCACACCCGTTTGTGGGTTGCGGAAACGGATAACGGGATCAACGCCCTCTGGTGGCGTTTCATCCTGACGGTCACGCCAGCGCCCATCGTAACGTGGCTTTTCCTTACGTGCCATCTGGCCTTCACGCAATTGCTCCAGCTCTTCCTTGCTGCAATAACAACGGTAAGCATGACCGCTATCCACTAGTTGTTGAATAACCTCGGCATAACGATCGAAGCGGTGGGTTTGATAGAACGGGCCTTCATCATGCCCCAGATCCAGCCACGCCATGCCTTCTAAAATTGCATCAACAGATGCTTGCGTCGAGCGTTCACGATCAGTATCTTCAATACGCAAAATAAATGCACCGCCCATTTTCCGGGCATACAACCAAGAAAACAGCGCGGTGCGTGCACCACCAATGTGCAAATAACCAGTCGGGCTGGGGGCAAAGCGGGTTCTGACGTTCATGACATTCCAGTTGTAAATTTATAAATAAACCTTAAGCGTAACTGAATGAAAAATAATCAAATTATTCAGCTATAGTTCAGTGCCCTCCTCGCATACTGCAAGCGTTCCAGGGCTAACGGAACCAAACAGGGGCTAAGGGCTGCATGAGGTGAAGACAATAATAACGGGGCTTCAACCTCACCTTTTATTTCTTTAAAAGCCTTCCTTCGGGGAGGCTTTTTGCTATCTGCCTGTTACGGACTAAGCCAGCCAATACGCCAACAGTTGCAAGCAAAGCCAAGCGTAGATACCTGCCAGTATGTCATCCAGCATGATACCCAAACCACCCGGCACATCACGATCAACCACCTTCACCGGCCACGGCTTCCAGATATCAAACAGACGGAACAAGCAAAAACCGATCACGACCCACAACCAACCCGCCGGTGCTGCAATCATGGTCAACAGATAACCGGCAAATTCATCCCAGACGATGCCGCCGTGATCATGCACACCCAAACGCCGCGACGATTCCCCGCAAATCCAGATACCGACCGAAGACATCACCAGCACAACCGCCAGGTAAGCCCATAAAGGCAACTGCACCAGTAACAGGTACAGCGGAATGGCTGCCAGCGTTCCTGCTGTTCCCGGTGCAAACGGTGACAGACCACTGCCAAACCCGAATGCCAGAAAATGAACAGGGCTAGAAAAAACTGTTTTTGCCGTGACTATGGTTCGCATTCGTGCCAATTCCAGTGAATGAGCTTCAGGATTATACACATCTGTGATCATGCCGCTATAATTGCGCCCCATTACTTCAGCGGAGGCTCGCATGACCACTTACACATTCATTTTCGACATTAACGGTATCGCGGATTTTGAGGAACGTGTCCTCAAAGCCTCCTTCCGCAACCCCGTACTGGTAGATTTCTGGGCGGACTGGTGTGGCCCCTGCCTGTTCCTCGACCCGGTATTGAAAGCCGTGATCCCCGAATATCACGGCAAAGTGTTGCTCGCCAAACTGGATACCGAAGAAGATGAAAACATGAAGTTGGCAGGCCGCCATCAGGTACGCGGCTTCCCCACCGTGCTGTTAATCGAAAAGGGTCAGGAAGTTGCCCGTTTCAGCAGCGCCCGCGCCAAACCCTTCGTGCGCGAGTTTATCGACACCAATAGCCAGCTTTTACCCAAAGTAAATTCCGCTCATCCGTAAGGCTGGCGTACCCTGATAGGCTGTGTCATTATTTGCATTAATAAAATAGTTAAAAATAACCACAGTTGAGGAAATGTCACCGCCATGAAAATTGATACGCTTACTTATACCGTTGAGCAGGGATTTTCCTCGCAACTGCCCGTTATTTCAGCCAAACAACTGCTGGTTTTGGTGTTTGGTCACACGGATTTTCTGGAAAACCCGCAGCCCTTTGATACCCTTCGCACACAATACCCAAAAGCTACGTTTATGGGCTGTTCCAGTGCCGGTGAAATTCTTGGCAGTCACATCCGTGATCACAGCCTGGTCATTTCACTGGTACAGTTTGAATCCACCACCTTGCGGATGAGCCACGTCAATATCCACGACCCGCAGGAATCCCGCAATATTGGCCGTCTGTTGGCAGATCGTCTGAGTGGTGAAGGGTTGAAAGGCATTTTCGTGCTCTCCGACGGCCTGAAGGTCAACGGCAGCGAACTGACGCAAGGCTTTAACGATGTCATCAAGCAAGGCGCAACCGTCACCGGCGGGCTGGCGGGTGATGGTGAACGCTTTGCCAAGACCTGGGTATTGCAAGACGGCAAACCCGTCAGTGGCGTCATCGCCGCACTCGGCCTGTATGGCAATGTCCACCTCGGTCACGGCTCTAAAGGCGGCTGGAAACCCTTTGGCCCGGCTCGCGAAGTCACCCGTGCCGAAAACAATATCCTCTACGAATTGGCAGGCAAACCCGCCCTTGCCCTCTATAAAACCTACCTTGGTGATATGGCAGAAAGTCTGCCCGCCGCCGGGCTGCGTTTTCCGCTGGCACTCAGCCAACCCGGTGAAGACAAAGAATTGGTACGCACCATCCTCGCCATTGACGAAGCCACCCAGTCACTCACCTTTGCAGGCGACATCCCGGTCGGTGCTTACGCACAATTGATGCGAGCCAATCTGGAACAACTGGTCGAAGGTGCGGAAGATGCCGCCCTGATGAGTGCCACCGACACCGACGAACCCGTGCTGTGCATTGCCATCAGTTGCGTAGGTCGACGCATGGTCATGGGCGCAGATGCCGAAGAAGAAGTCGAAGCCGTGCTGGATAACCTGCCAGAAAACACCACCCAGATTGGCTTTTATTCCTACGGGGAAATCTCACCGTTTTCCAAAGGCACCTGCGACCTGCACAACCAGACCATGACCCTGACCACCATCTATGAGTGAGTTCGACCGCACGCTCAATCGGCAGCTACGCAGTCTGGGGCTAAACCCGGACGCAGCCCCCGATGCTGCCAGTTGGCGTGCATTTCTCAGCAAAGTGAATCAAACTTACAGCGACCACAAGCACGACTATTATTTGCTGGAACGCTCGCTGGAGGTTTCCTCACAGGAAATGCTGGCGCTCAACGAATCGCTCAAGCAAGAATCGCAGGAAAAAATCCGCGCCCTGCAACAATCCAAGGAAAAATCGCGCTTCCTCGCCAACATGAGCCATGAAATCCGCACCCCTATGAATGGCGTGTTAGGGATGCTCGATATTCTCGCCAAAACCCCGCTCGACCCCCAACAGCACGAATACTTGCACACCGCTTACAGCTCCTCCGAAATCCTGCTGGAAGTCATCAATTCGGTGCTGGATTTGTCCAAAATCGAATCGGGCAAACTCGCACTGGAACGCATCCCCTTCAACCTGCGCAAACTCGCTGATGACATGGTATTGCTCTTCAGCGGCTCGGCCACCAAAAAGCATCTGGTGCTGACCAGCAATATTCCTGAGACTAATCACGACTGGTTTTACGGCGACCCCATCCGCCTGAAACAAATACTCGGCAATCTGCTAGGCAATGCCATCAAATTCACCAAAAGCGGCACAGTAGCCCTACACATTGACATTCAACAAGAGGAGAGCACTAAAACCAGTCTACGCTTGCTGGTAGCTGACACCGGCGCTGGCATCCCCAGCTCTCAGATGGAAGTGCTGTTCAACGCCTTTAGCCAAGCAGATGACTCCACCACCCGCTTATACGGCGGCACAGGCTTGGGACTCACCATTGCTCAGGAACTGGTGCAACTCATGGGCGGGCGCATCAAGGTAAAATCCACCCTCGGCCAAGGCAGCACCTTCTATTTCGACCTAACCCTTGAAAAGCACCATCTGCCAGCCAGTACCGCGCCAGAAAAATCCAGCACCACCGCCACCTTACCCAACAACGCCGAACTCAGCGGGCATTTGCTGCTGGTCGAAGACAATCTGGTCAACATCAAGGTTGCCCACGTCATGCTAACCAAACTTGGTTTCAGCTTCGACATCGCGATGGATGGGCTGGAAGCAGTCGAAAAACTCGACCACAACCACTACGATCTGGTGCTGATGGATTGCCAACTCCCCGGCATGGACGGTTACGAAGCCACCCGCCGTTTCCGCCAGCAAGAGCTAGAACGCAAAACAGCACGTACCCCGGTGATTGCCCTGACCGCCAACGCCATGCAGGGCGACCGTGAAACCTGCCTGCAAGCGGGGATGGACGATTACATGACCAAACCCATTTCAATGGCGAGCCTGCGTCAAAAGTTACAACAATGGCTGGTGCAAACAGCAAGCGCTTAAAACACTTCCTCATTTCTCGACAAAGCCCAAGCAGCCTACGAAGTTTCCCAAGCACAACTGCAACAAGCCGAGTCGCAACTCGTGTCCGCCAATGCCCAGATTGCGCAAAAACAGGCCGTTCTCGCCCAAACCCAACTCGACCTTGACCGCACCACCATCCGCTCACCGCTAGATGGCATAGTGATTGACCGTCAGGTCAGCATCGGGCAAACCGTCGCTGCCAGCCTTTCCGCCCCGATCCTGTTCAAAATCGCGCAGGATTTGTCGCAAATGCAAATCGAGGCCGATGTGGATGAAGCCGATATTGGCAAAATCGCCGAAAAGCAGCCGGTACGCTTTACCGTCGACGCCTTCCCCAGCCGCAAATTCAACGGTGAAGTGGCACAAGTCCGCAAAGCCTCCACCGTCAACAACAACGTCGTGACCTACAAAGTCGTGATCCGCGCCGACAACGCCGACAAAGCCCTGCTTCCCGGCATGACCGCCAATGTTGACATGGTGACAGGGCTGAAAGAAAACGTGCTGCGCGTCCCCAACACCGCCCTGCGTTTCAAACCAGCCGAAGGCACCACCGCAACCACCAATGGGTAACTGTTCACGGGCTTGCAACTGCCAGAGTCTGAGCTATGCTTGAAAGATGAACGAGCTAACGATCACCACCGATTTTACTGATATTGCGTTGCCAACCGATTTGGCCACCTCCCAGCAGCTTAACCGTGATCTGCTGACGTTGGTGGTTGCGTTGCAGGCACGGGTAAAACAACTGGAAGCGGAACTGACAGAACTGAAAGAACGCCTGAATGACTCCTCCGCCACCTCCTCTAACCCCCCGTCACGTGACACGCCCGAACAACGCGCCCAACGCGAGCGCAAACCGAAAAGCCCGTTAAAACGCGGCGGTCAGCCAGGACACAGCAAACATGAACGCACCTTGGTGGAGGAATCACGCCTGGATGCTATCCAGCATTACTATCCCGAAGGCTGTTGCCGTTGTGGTGGTCATCTGGTGCTGGAAACCACGCCGAGCCAGCGTCATCAGGTATTTGACCTACCGGAAGTTGCTTATCAAGTAACGGAACACCGCCTGTATGCGGGTACGTGTAGTTGCTGCGGGAAACGTCAGGTAGCCGAGTTACCCGAAGACATCCCCAGCGGGCAGATGGGTGCTGGCTTGATCAGTTGGATCACCCTGATGAACGGGGCGTGCCGCCTGTCCACGCGGCAAATCCAGTTACTGCTGGAAGAACAATGGCAGTTATCCTTCAGTAGCGGTGCGATCAGTGAGGCTACTGCCCCCGTCAGCCGTTGGTTAGCACCCTTATATGCTCAGGCGGGTGATGCAGTGCGTAGCAGCCCGGTGGTAAACGCGGATGAAACCAGTCACTACCGTGGGCGCGAACGTGAATGGTTATGGGTGATGTGTTCGCCACAGGTGGTGTACTTCATGACGCATTACTCACGCGGCAAAGGTGCAGCGGACGAATTGCTGGGAAAATTCAATGGCGTACTCGTGACCGACCAGCACGGCGGCTATAATCACCACCCCAATGAACGACGGCAACTGTGCTGGGCGCACATTATCCGTAAGTTCAAAAAAATAGCACAACGTTACGGGCGTGCAGGCATCTTAGGGAAGCGTTTGCTGCGTCTGGCACGCCTGATTGTCCACTTGCATAACCGCAAGCTCGCAGGTGCTTACTCGGACAGGTTGTACCGGCAACGCATGGATAAACTCCGCGAAGCCTTCCGCCAGACATTGGTAGCAGGTAGCGGCTTACGTCAAGCACAACATCCTGATAAGCCGACTAAAACCGCCAACCAGTGCCAACGCTTACGGGATGATGACCTGATGTTATGGACATTTTTGCGT from Thiothrix litoralis encodes the following:
- a CDS encoding CBS domain-containing protein is translated as MKVKDIMNTSVKTAKPNTPVRDLVEVMCFNKISGMPVVDDNNNVVGVVSEKDVLRKMFPDISEVAREEGVPDFEKMEKGYSDALGLKASDLMSKLVASASPEMPLMKAVSIMCVQKIRRIPVVEAGKLVGIISLGDVHKAIFANSLKGA
- the gltX gene encoding glutamate--tRNA ligase, with protein sequence MNVRTRFAPSPTGYLHIGGARTALFSWLYARKMGGAFILRIEDTDRERSTQASVDAILEGMAWLDLGHDEGPFYQTHRFDRYAEVIQQLVDSGHAYRCYCSKEELEQLREGQMARKEKPRYDGRWRDRQDETPPEGVDPVIRFRNPQTGVVDIDDLVRGKITISNEELDDLIIARSDGTPTYNLTVVVDDIDMQVTHVIRGDDHINNTPRQINIMRALGYEPPKFAHLPMILGSDGQRLSKRHGAVSVMQYRDDGFTPQALLNYLVRLGWSNGDQEIFSREEMIELFSLEAVNRAPSAFNTDKLLWLNQHYIKTLPVEELAAQLQWHLQEQKLDVSNGPALADVINAQRERAKTLVEMVAISRYFYEDFADFDPTAVQKQFKADTADNLQTVHDEFAALSEWKAEPIHAALQAACEKLGLKLGKVGPPLRVAVTGAASSPSIDITLELIGRERSLARIQRAVSFIRTIPC
- a CDS encoding phosphatidylglycerophosphatase A family protein, with translation MRTIVTAKTVFSSPVHFLAFGFGSGLSPFAPGTAGTLAAIPLYLLLVQLPLWAYLAVVLVMSSVGIWICGESSRRLGVHDHGGIVWDEFAGYLLTMIAAPAGWLWVVIGFCLFRLFDIWKPWPVKVVDRDVPGGLGIMLDDILAGIYAWLCLQLLAYWLA
- a CDS encoding thioredoxin family protein, with protein sequence MTTYTFIFDINGIADFEERVLKASFRNPVLVDFWADWCGPCLFLDPVLKAVIPEYHGKVLLAKLDTEEDENMKLAGRHQVRGFPTVLLIEKGQEVARFSSARAKPFVREFIDTNSQLLPKVNSAHP
- a CDS encoding FIST signal transduction protein; its protein translation is MKIDTLTYTVEQGFSSQLPVISAKQLLVLVFGHTDFLENPQPFDTLRTQYPKATFMGCSSAGEILGSHIRDHSLVISLVQFESTTLRMSHVNIHDPQESRNIGRLLADRLSGEGLKGIFVLSDGLKVNGSELTQGFNDVIKQGATVTGGLAGDGERFAKTWVLQDGKPVSGVIAALGLYGNVHLGHGSKGGWKPFGPAREVTRAENNILYELAGKPALALYKTYLGDMAESLPAAGLRFPLALSQPGEDKELVRTILAIDEATQSLTFAGDIPVGAYAQLMRANLEQLVEGAEDAALMSATDTDEPVLCIAISCVGRRMVMGADAEEEVEAVLDNLPENTTQIGFYSYGEISPFSKGTCDLHNQTMTLTTIYE
- a CDS encoding ATP-binding protein; this encodes MSEFDRTLNRQLRSLGLNPDAAPDAASWRAFLSKVNQTYSDHKHDYYLLERSLEVSSQEMLALNESLKQESQEKIRALQQSKEKSRFLANMSHEIRTPMNGVLGMLDILAKTPLDPQQHEYLHTAYSSSEILLEVINSVLDLSKIESGKLALERIPFNLRKLADDMVLLFSGSATKKHLVLTSNIPETNHDWFYGDPIRLKQILGNLLGNAIKFTKSGTVALHIDIQQEESTKTSLRLLVADTGAGIPSSQMEVLFNAFSQADDSTTRLYGGTGLGLTIAQELVQLMGGRIKVKSTLGQGSTFYFDLTLEKHHLPASTAPEKSSTTATLPNNAELSGHLLLVEDNLVNIKVAHVMLTKLGFSFDIAMDGLEAVEKLDHNHYDLVLMDCQLPGMDGYEATRRFRQQELERKTARTPVIALTANAMQGDRETCLQAGMDDYMTKPISMASLRQKLQQWLVQTASA
- the tnpC gene encoding IS66 family transposase; translation: MNELTITTDFTDIALPTDLATSQQLNRDLLTLVVALQARVKQLEAELTELKERLNDSSATSSNPPSRDTPEQRAQRERKPKSPLKRGGQPGHSKHERTLVEESRLDAIQHYYPEGCCRCGGHLVLETTPSQRHQVFDLPEVAYQVTEHRLYAGTCSCCGKRQVAELPEDIPSGQMGAGLISWITLMNGACRLSTRQIQLLLEEQWQLSFSSGAISEATAPVSRWLAPLYAQAGDAVRSSPVVNADETSHYRGREREWLWVMCSPQVVYFMTHYSRGKGAADELLGKFNGVLVTDQHGGYNHHPNERRQLCWAHIIRKFKKIAQRYGRAGILGKRLLRLARLIVHLHNRKLAGAYSDRLYRQRMDKLREAFRQTLVAGSGLRQAQHPDKPTKTANQCQRLRDDDLMLWTFLRHSGVPLTNNAAERAIRPYVIWRKTSFFSQSFRGDQFRPLILTIVETCKRLGISAYRIIRQACQQALAKKPVTVRLPIPPPRVLNPVTGLIAA